One window of Hymenobacter sp. BRD128 genomic DNA carries:
- a CDS encoding thiamine pyrophosphate-dependent enzyme: MSDALLAPAATVSGTTPVHLSLSSAELLADYRLAWESRHASLAGRREVFMGKAKFGIFGDGKELPQLAMARAFQNGDFRAGYYRDQTFMVAIGELTWQQYFAQLYAHADPEADPSTAGRAMNGHFGTRLLDDDGKFKPQTSSKNSSADISPTGGQMPRLVGLAYASKLYRQNPALHQYTDFSVNGNEVAFGTIGNASTSEGVFFEAINAAGVLQIPLLMSVWDDHYGISVPAEYQTTKQSISAILAGFQREGEGQDGFEIFVVRGWDYPSLVDTYQRAAAVCREQHVPVLVHVTEVTQPQGHSTSGSHERYKPKARLSWEEEHDCLTKFREYLLTEGLAAEDELAQIEKTAAATIKQARTTAWSAFFDPIQQEREEALVILNKMVAEAGEENSLAELVNTLKTNVTPIRADIVRTLRRALRQVRGNRPSAGRRAAQRLLEQCEAENTDRYNSYLFSQSDEAVGNIEEVPVQFAPDAPLVDGREVLQACFTANFERDPRIFAIGEDVGHIGDVNQAFAGLQEKFGALRVTDTGIRECTIVGQGIGAALRGLRPITEIQYLDYLLYAIQILSDDVACLQYRTKGGQKAPLIVRTRGHRLEGIWHSGSPIQMILGAIRGMHLCVPRDMTQAAGFYNTLLRSDEPAIVIECLNGYRLKEKLPANIGEFTLPLGRPEVLRQGEDLTIVTYGSMCRIVLDAAKQLAEVGISTEVIDVQTLLPFDTDQLIADSLRKTGRVIFADEDVPGGATAYMMQQVLDGQQAYQLLDSAPRCIAAQAHRPPYGSDGDYFSKPNAEDVFDAAYELLRETDPASFPAIY, encoded by the coding sequence ATGTCTGACGCGCTGCTAGCCCCGGCCGCAACCGTATCTGGTACGACCCCGGTGCACCTGTCCCTTTCCTCAGCCGAGCTGCTCGCCGACTACCGCCTGGCCTGGGAAAGCCGCCACGCCTCGCTGGCCGGCCGCCGCGAGGTGTTTATGGGCAAGGCCAAATTTGGCATCTTCGGCGATGGCAAAGAATTGCCCCAGCTTGCCATGGCCAGGGCCTTCCAAAATGGCGACTTTCGCGCCGGCTACTACCGCGACCAGACCTTTATGGTGGCCATCGGGGAGCTGACCTGGCAGCAGTATTTTGCCCAGCTCTACGCCCACGCCGACCCCGAGGCCGACCCCAGCACCGCCGGCCGGGCCATGAACGGCCACTTTGGCACCCGCCTGCTCGACGACGACGGCAAGTTCAAGCCCCAAACTTCCAGCAAGAATTCGTCGGCCGACATCTCGCCCACCGGCGGCCAGATGCCGCGCCTCGTGGGGCTAGCCTACGCCAGCAAGCTTTACCGCCAAAACCCGGCGCTGCACCAGTACACCGACTTTTCGGTGAATGGCAACGAGGTGGCCTTCGGCACCATCGGCAACGCCAGTACCTCGGAGGGCGTGTTTTTTGAAGCTATCAATGCGGCCGGTGTGCTGCAAATCCCGCTCCTGATGTCGGTGTGGGACGACCACTACGGCATTTCGGTGCCGGCTGAATATCAGACGACCAAGCAGAGTATTTCGGCTATTCTGGCTGGCTTTCAGCGCGAAGGTGAGGGCCAGGACGGCTTCGAGATTTTTGTGGTGCGCGGCTGGGACTACCCGAGCCTCGTGGATACCTACCAGCGCGCCGCCGCCGTGTGCCGCGAGCAGCACGTGCCGGTGCTCGTGCATGTGACCGAGGTGACGCAGCCGCAGGGCCACAGCACCAGCGGCTCGCACGAGCGCTACAAGCCCAAGGCCCGCCTGAGCTGGGAGGAGGAGCACGACTGCCTCACGAAGTTCCGCGAGTACCTGCTCACCGAGGGCCTAGCTGCTGAAGACGAACTGGCCCAAATTGAAAAAACGGCCGCCGCCACCATCAAGCAGGCGCGCACCACGGCGTGGTCGGCATTTTTCGACCCCATTCAGCAGGAGCGCGAAGAGGCGCTGGTGATTCTCAACAAGATGGTGGCCGAGGCCGGCGAAGAAAACAGCCTGGCCGAGCTGGTCAATACCTTAAAAACCAACGTGACGCCCATTCGGGCCGACATTGTGCGCACGCTGCGCCGGGCCCTGCGCCAGGTGCGCGGCAACCGCCCCAGCGCCGGCCGCCGCGCCGCCCAGCGCCTGCTCGAGCAGTGCGAGGCCGAAAATACCGACCGCTACAACTCCTACCTCTTCAGCCAGAGCGACGAGGCGGTGGGCAACATCGAGGAGGTGCCCGTGCAGTTTGCGCCCGACGCGCCCCTGGTCGATGGCCGCGAGGTGCTGCAAGCCTGCTTCACGGCCAACTTCGAGCGCGACCCGCGCATCTTCGCCATCGGCGAAGACGTGGGCCACATTGGCGATGTAAACCAGGCGTTTGCGGGCTTGCAGGAGAAATTCGGCGCGCTGCGCGTTACGGATACTGGTATTCGCGAGTGCACCATTGTGGGGCAGGGCATTGGGGCGGCGCTGCGCGGCCTGCGGCCCATTACCGAGATTCAATACCTGGACTACCTGCTCTATGCCATTCAGATATTGAGCGATGACGTGGCCTGCCTGCAATACCGCACCAAGGGCGGGCAGAAGGCGCCGCTCATCGTGCGCACCCGCGGGCACCGGCTGGAGGGCATCTGGCACTCGGGCTCGCCCATCCAAATGATACTCGGAGCCATCCGGGGCATGCACTTGTGCGTGCCGCGCGACATGACCCAGGCGGCGGGTTTCTACAACACCTTGCTGCGCTCGGACGAGCCGGCTATCGTCATTGAGTGCCTGAACGGCTACCGCCTCAAGGAAAAGCTGCCGGCCAATATCGGCGAGTTTACGCTGCCGCTAGGCCGTCCCGAGGTACTGCGTCAGGGTGAAGACCTTACCATCGTCACCTACGGCTCAATGTGCCGTATTGTGCTCGACGCCGCCAAGCAGCTGGCCGAGGTAGGTATATCGACCGAAGTAATTGACGTGCAGACGCTATTGCCCTTCGATACCGACCAGCTCATTGCCGACAGCCTGCGCAAAACCGGCCGCGTCATCTTTGCCGATGAGGACGTGCCCGGCGGCGCCACCGCCTACATGATGCAGCAGGTGCTCGACGGCCAGCAGGCCTACCAGCTGCTCGACTCGGCGCCGCGCTGCATCGCCGCGCAGGCCCACCGCCCGCCCTACGGCTCGGATGGCGACTATTTCTCCAAGCCCAATGCGGAGGACGTATTCGACGCGGCCTACGAGCTGCTGCGCGAAACTGACCCGGCTAGCTTCCCGGCTATTTATTAA
- a CDS encoding acyl transferase, whose product MSFRATFLGANYHTLTHLVPAAFEAAALSLFRYQAVRCPPYRDFLASLGRDPAAVQRLVDIPFLPIEFFKTHEVRTDPSQWQPQEVFRSSGTTLQQRSRHLVRDPALYRANAAAIFEAAYGPLTDWIFLALLPSYLEQGESSLVAMVADFAQRSGQSQPAFFLRDHAGLLRALADAKQQPGRRVMLFGVTYALLDLAAEVGPAPELQNLTVLETGGMKGRRREMIREELHQELQAAFGPAPLHSEYGMTELLSQAYSPGEGLFYCPPQLRVLLRDPADPFSVAEDRADGAINVIDLANVDSCAFIETKDLARRHPSGAFEVLGRLDNSDIRGCSQLV is encoded by the coding sequence ATGAGTTTCCGCGCCACTTTTCTGGGAGCCAACTACCACACCCTGACGCACCTTGTGCCGGCTGCTTTTGAGGCGGCAGCCCTGTCGCTGTTCCGGTACCAGGCGGTACGTTGCCCGCCCTACCGCGATTTTTTGGCTAGCCTGGGCCGCGACCCGGCGGCCGTGCAGCGCCTAGTGGATATCCCGTTTTTGCCCATCGAGTTTTTCAAGACCCACGAAGTACGCACCGACCCTAGCCAGTGGCAGCCGCAGGAGGTGTTCAGAAGCAGCGGCACTACTTTGCAGCAGCGCAGCCGCCACCTCGTGCGCGACCCGGCCCTGTACCGCGCCAATGCGGCGGCCATCTTTGAGGCGGCTTACGGGCCGCTCACCGACTGGATTTTTCTGGCTCTACTGCCCTCGTATCTGGAGCAGGGTGAGTCTTCGCTGGTAGCGATGGTGGCCGATTTTGCCCAGCGCTCAGGCCAAAGCCAGCCCGCTTTTTTCCTGCGCGACCACGCCGGGCTGCTGCGCGCCCTAGCCGATGCCAAGCAGCAGCCCGGCCGCCGCGTCATGCTTTTCGGCGTCACCTACGCGCTGCTTGACCTGGCCGCCGAAGTTGGCCCGGCACCTGAGCTGCAAAACCTAACCGTGCTCGAAACCGGTGGCATGAAGGGCCGCCGCCGCGAGATGATTCGTGAGGAGCTGCACCAGGAATTGCAGGCGGCTTTCGGCCCCGCGCCTCTGCACTCCGAATACGGCATGACCGAGCTGCTGAGCCAGGCCTACTCGCCGGGCGAGGGACTATTTTACTGCCCGCCGCAGCTGCGGGTGCTGCTGCGCGACCCCGCCGACCCGTTCTCAGTGGCTGAGGACCGGGCCGACGGTGCCATCAACGTCATCGACCTGGCCAACGTGGACAGCTGCGCCTTCATCGAAACCAAAGACTTAGCCCGCCGGCACCCTAGCGGGGCTTTTGAAGTGCTGGGGCGGCTGGATAACTCGGATATTCGCGGGTGCAGCCAGCTGGTGTAA
- a CDS encoding sigma-54 dependent transcriptional regulator produces the protein MPRILIIDDEKAIRHTLKEILEFEGYQVDQAEDGPAGLDLLIQQKYDVVLCDVKMPKMDGLEVLERARTLAPDAAFIMVSAHGNIETAVDATKKGAFDFLPKPPDLNRLLITVRNALDRSKLVTETKTLKKKLAVSTGKGSEMIGSSAALGSVRKAIEKVAPTDARVLITGPNGAGKEMVARQLHQLSPRANGPLVEVNCAAIPSELIESELFGHEKGSFTSAVKQRIGKFEQADGGTLFLDEIGDMSLSAQAKVLRALQENKITRVGGEKEISVNVRVLAATNKDLLQEIADKNFREDLYHRLSVILIQVPALNDRREDIPDLVQKFLQDIAADYGNKPKNISAGALKYLQGLDWRGNIRELRNVVERLVIMSDATIEEADAKAFAGK, from the coding sequence GTGCCCCGCATTCTCATTATCGACGACGAAAAGGCCATTCGCCACACCCTCAAGGAAATCCTGGAGTTTGAAGGCTACCAGGTAGACCAGGCCGAGGATGGCCCGGCGGGGCTCGACCTGCTCATTCAGCAGAAGTACGACGTGGTGCTGTGCGATGTGAAAATGCCCAAGATGGATGGCCTCGAAGTACTGGAGCGCGCCCGCACGCTAGCCCCCGATGCGGCCTTCATCATGGTATCGGCCCACGGCAACATCGAAACCGCCGTGGACGCCACCAAAAAAGGCGCCTTCGATTTCCTGCCCAAGCCGCCCGACCTCAACCGCCTGCTCATCACGGTGCGCAATGCCCTCGACCGCAGCAAGCTCGTCACCGAAACCAAAACCCTCAAGAAAAAGCTGGCCGTGAGCACCGGCAAGGGCTCCGAAATGATAGGCAGCTCGGCCGCGCTAGGGTCGGTGCGCAAGGCCATTGAGAAGGTAGCGCCCACCGATGCCCGCGTGCTCATCACCGGCCCCAACGGCGCCGGCAAGGAGATGGTGGCTAGGCAGCTGCACCAGCTCAGCCCCCGCGCCAACGGCCCGCTGGTGGAAGTAAACTGCGCCGCTATTCCGAGCGAGCTAATTGAGAGCGAGTTATTCGGCCACGAAAAGGGCTCGTTCACGTCGGCCGTGAAGCAGCGCATTGGTAAGTTTGAGCAGGCCGACGGCGGCACGCTTTTCCTGGACGAAATCGGCGACATGAGCCTTTCGGCCCAGGCCAAGGTGCTGCGCGCCTTGCAGGAAAACAAGATTACCCGCGTGGGTGGCGAAAAAGAAATTTCGGTGAATGTGCGGGTGCTGGCGGCCACTAATAAGGACCTGCTCCAGGAAATCGCCGACAAGAATTTCCGCGAGGACTTGTATCACCGCCTCTCGGTTATTCTCATCCAGGTGCCGGCCCTCAACGACCGCCGCGAGGATATTCCGGATTTGGTGCAGAAATTCCTGCAAGACATTGCCGCCGACTACGGCAACAAGCCCAAAAATATATCGGCCGGCGCCCTCAAGTATCTGCAAGGCCTCGACTGGCGCGGCAATATCCGCGAGCTACGCAACGTGGTCGAGCGCCTCGTGATTATGAGTGATGCCACCATTGAAGAAGCCGACGCGAAGGCTTTTGCGGGAAAATAG
- a CDS encoding cupin domain-containing protein, giving the protein MTHSTPVFTPAASLTWEATGPGVHRSLVAYNDDLLLVKAEFAAGAVGALHQHVHSQISYVESGEFEVTVGDEVRVLRAGDSFYAAPNVPHGVVARQAGTLLDSFSPLRLDFLPATK; this is encoded by the coding sequence ATGACGCATTCCACTCCTGTCTTTACGCCCGCCGCCAGCCTCACTTGGGAAGCAACCGGCCCCGGCGTGCACCGCTCGCTGGTGGCCTACAACGATGACCTGCTGCTGGTTAAAGCAGAGTTTGCGGCAGGCGCCGTGGGCGCGCTGCATCAGCACGTGCACAGCCAGATTAGTTACGTCGAAAGCGGCGAGTTTGAAGTAACCGTGGGCGACGAGGTGCGCGTGCTGCGCGCCGGCGACTCGTTCTACGCCGCCCCCAACGTGCCCCACGGCGTGGTGGCGCGGCAGGCCGGCACGCTGCTCGACTCGTTCAGCCCCCTGCGGCTCGACTTTCTGCCTGCTACCAAATAG
- a CDS encoding metallophosphoesterase, with product MYDLIGDIHGHADELRALLAHLGYRPDASGVLRHPSGRQVIYLGDYIDRGPKIRETLQLVRSMVDGGAALAILGNHEYNALAFWQFHPEGGHLRPHKPQHILQHLETIKEFRTSELFAEWLGYLEWFLTLPLALELPGLRAVHACWEPSQLAYLRQQLPDLHLTRDFLLRASRRGSPEFEAAEIVLKGREDKLPGGLTFADKDGHRRSRMRLRWWQNPATAPSYADYYLEDLAELRGQPVDFSHLDPSYYQDDTPVFFGHYWLRGTPQILQPHAVCLDYSVARGGQLIGYRWDGEQVLRVDKLVWVP from the coding sequence ATGTACGACCTCATCGGCGACATTCACGGCCATGCCGACGAGCTGCGTGCCCTGCTAGCCCACCTCGGCTACCGGCCCGATGCCAGCGGCGTGCTGCGCCACCCTAGCGGGCGGCAGGTCATTTATCTGGGCGATTACATCGACCGGGGCCCGAAAATCCGCGAAACCTTGCAGCTGGTGCGCAGCATGGTGGACGGTGGCGCGGCGCTGGCCATATTGGGCAACCACGAATACAACGCGCTCGCCTTCTGGCAGTTTCATCCGGAGGGCGGGCACCTGCGGCCGCACAAGCCGCAGCACATTTTGCAGCACCTCGAAACCATTAAGGAGTTTCGTACCTCCGAGCTGTTTGCCGAGTGGCTAGGATATCTGGAGTGGTTTCTGACTTTGCCGCTGGCCCTGGAACTGCCTGGCCTGCGCGCCGTGCACGCCTGCTGGGAGCCTAGCCAGCTGGCCTACCTGCGCCAGCAGCTGCCCGACCTGCACCTCACCCGCGACTTTCTGCTGCGCGCCAGCCGCCGCGGCAGCCCCGAGTTCGAGGCCGCCGAAATTGTGCTCAAGGGCCGCGAGGACAAGTTGCCCGGTGGCCTCACCTTTGCCGACAAAGACGGGCACCGCCGCAGCCGCATGCGCCTGCGCTGGTGGCAAAACCCCGCCACTGCCCCCAGCTACGCCGATTATTACCTCGAAGACCTGGCCGAACTGCGCGGGCAGCCCGTCGATTTTTCGCACCTCGACCCTAGCTACTACCAGGACGACACGCCCGTTTTTTTCGGCCACTACTGGCTGCGCGGCACGCCGCAAATCCTCCAGCCTCACGCCGTGTGCCTCGACTACAGCGTGGCCCGCGGCGGCCAGCTCATCGGCTACCGCTGGGACGGCGAGCAGGTGCTGCGCGTCGATAAGCTGGTGTGGGTTCCTTAG
- a CDS encoding Smr/MutS family protein has translation MNVGDRVRLLTGTEEGIVTRLLDSELVEVAIDNDFTIPVLRRELVLVAAEEGQAFRRPAPEPARPATGSKKNKPLGGQPKTPRPGPPGPAPASPAARPQPAGPSAAMPPRAAATPPPPAAKGLFLALVHQAPELLALHLLNNTEAEVVFTYGEERQGKYRALTTGQLKAKAASAPLAHLHLKDFEQWPAVVFQLLSFKLNADTAYDLLTKRQSFKASTFYTSRRPAPVIGKEAYLFQLDERPAPALNPEKLAQAEAALEAAEAAASPAPPLNPKQASILQQALAGDKPLAVPAAIAPAPPKPAAALVAPPHEFDLHIEKLRPEGAEGLSNTAMLRLQLDAFEDALSRALATNMHEIIFIHGAGNGTLRKEIHRQLSRNKDIKFFEEAQKEKFGYGATLVRLK, from the coding sequence ATGAACGTAGGAGATAGAGTGCGGCTGCTCACGGGCACCGAGGAAGGCATTGTTACCCGCCTGCTCGACAGCGAGCTGGTCGAAGTAGCCATCGACAACGACTTTACCATTCCGGTGCTGCGCCGCGAGCTCGTGCTGGTGGCCGCCGAAGAAGGCCAGGCCTTCCGCCGCCCCGCCCCCGAGCCCGCCCGCCCCGCCACCGGCAGCAAGAAAAACAAGCCCCTGGGCGGCCAGCCCAAGACCCCGCGCCCTGGCCCGCCCGGCCCGGCCCCGGCTAGCCCCGCTGCCCGGCCGCAGCCCGCCGGCCCCAGTGCTGCTATGCCGCCACGGGCGGCCGCCACGCCCCCACCGCCCGCCGCCAAAGGCCTCTTCCTGGCCCTGGTGCACCAAGCGCCCGAGCTGCTGGCGCTGCACCTGCTCAACAATACCGAGGCCGAGGTAGTCTTTACCTACGGCGAAGAGCGCCAGGGCAAGTACCGCGCCCTGACCACCGGCCAGCTAAAGGCCAAGGCCGCCAGCGCCCCGCTAGCCCACCTGCACCTCAAGGACTTCGAGCAGTGGCCCGCCGTGGTGTTTCAGCTGCTAAGCTTTAAGCTGAATGCCGACACGGCCTACGACCTGCTCACCAAGCGCCAGTCGTTCAAGGCCAGCACCTTCTACACCAGCCGCCGCCCGGCGCCGGTTATTGGCAAGGAGGCGTATCTGTTTCAGCTCGACGAGCGCCCCGCCCCCGCCCTCAACCCCGAGAAGCTGGCCCAGGCCGAAGCCGCCCTGGAGGCCGCCGAAGCCGCCGCTAGCCCCGCCCCGCCCCTCAACCCCAAGCAGGCCAGCATATTGCAGCAGGCCCTGGCCGGCGACAAGCCCCTGGCCGTGCCGGCCGCCATTGCCCCCGCCCCGCCCAAGCCGGCCGCGGCCTTGGTGGCCCCGCCCCACGAGTTCGACCTGCACATCGAAAAGCTGCGCCCCGAAGGGGCTGAGGGCCTCAGCAACACCGCCATGCTGCGCCTCCAGCTCGATGCTTTTGAGGATGCCCTCAGCCGCGCCCTGGCTACTAACATGCACGAAATCATCTTCATCCACGGCGCCGGCAACGGCACGCTGCGCAAGGAAATTCACCGCCAGCTGAGCCGCAATAAGGACATTAAGTTTTTTGAAGAAGCCCAGAAGGAGAAATTTGGCTACGGCGCCACCCTGGTGCGACTGAAGTAG
- a CDS encoding alpha-amylase family glycosyl hydrolase codes for MKKPQLLGRLVLAILLLAGWAPAAWAQSPVTVSPSYFTADTPITLTYDATLGNGGLAAYTGDVYIWTGLITDKSTDDTNWHFVVGTSYSNPIAAEKMTSLGNHKYSITFTPRTYYPGFATSGEVLKKLAMVFRASGGSPEGKGVGNSNILVTPGVQVSFTSPATANTIVAAGTSVAVAGTATVASTITLTLNGAQVTQVTNATSLSTNVTISQQGVNTLVLTATDGTTTATATTTVIVAPPVTTAALPAGAKPDGITYLANGTSVILSLTAPKKSFVYVIGEFNNWQATSAGLMNKTLTVDSDPATGRWWVQIDGLTAGQEYAYQFLVDGQLRVADPYCDKILDPDNDKYIPAVTYPNLKPYPTGSTTGLVSVLQTSQAVYTWKTTTFKRPARTNMVVYELLVRDFTARHDYQTLKDTLNYIQRLGVNTIELMPINEFDGNDNWGYSPCFYFAPDKYYGTKNALKDFIDECHRRGIAVVLDMVLNHSTGLSPMVQLYGNISSGPTSDNPWFNTSAPHPYSVYNDLNHESPYTRYFSKNVIKYWLQEYHVDGYRFDLAGGFSQVPKTTATYGQFDQTRVNIWQDYYNTQMSTDPTSYPILEHFTDVASAANPTDEGKVLSDLGMMLWGNMNYSYTQAAMGYTTGWDLSFGYYGDQGGRGWGKPNSIGYMESHDEERMQFKNKTYGNSSGTYSTKDPTTGLKRDEMSAALFFSQPGPRMVWQFGELGYDYSINTCSDGTINNNCRTAAKPIRWDYQQDTNRRHLYNTYKAMALLKQQPVFSSFTSYTQNLGGAVKSISIANADLAVVTYGNFDVVATNATLTFPSTGIWYNYFTGTTLNVTSPTMTMSLQPGDYAVYTSKAIAVANPLATRTQQTATFQLSLAPNPAAGTTTVAYQLPTAATASIAVQNLLGQTVRQLAPARQAAGAQSQRLPLQGLAPGVYLVRLQAGDLTQTTRLLVQ; via the coding sequence ATGAAAAAACCTCAACTCCTGGGGCGTTTGGTGCTGGCCATCCTGCTGTTGGCCGGCTGGGCCCCGGCAGCCTGGGCCCAGTCGCCAGTGACGGTCAGCCCGTCGTATTTCACGGCCGATACGCCCATTACCCTTACTTATGATGCTACGCTGGGCAATGGCGGGCTAGCCGCTTACACCGGCGACGTATATATCTGGACCGGGCTCATCACCGACAAAAGCACGGACGATACGAACTGGCACTTTGTGGTTGGTACGAGCTATTCGAACCCAATTGCCGCCGAGAAAATGACCTCGCTCGGCAACCACAAGTATAGCATCACGTTCACGCCGCGCACCTACTATCCGGGCTTTGCGACCTCAGGCGAGGTGCTGAAAAAGCTGGCGATGGTGTTTCGCGCTTCGGGCGGCTCGCCCGAGGGCAAAGGCGTGGGCAACAGTAATATTCTGGTGACGCCCGGCGTGCAGGTGAGTTTCACCAGCCCCGCCACGGCTAATACCATTGTGGCGGCCGGCACTTCGGTAGCCGTGGCGGGCACGGCCACGGTGGCATCGACGATTACGCTCACGCTCAATGGCGCGCAAGTGACGCAGGTGACCAACGCCACCTCGCTCTCGACCAATGTGACCATCAGCCAGCAGGGCGTGAACACGCTGGTGCTCACGGCTACTGATGGTACGACCACGGCCACGGCCACGACTACCGTTATTGTGGCGCCGCCCGTGACGACGGCCGCGCTGCCGGCCGGCGCCAAGCCCGACGGCATCACGTACCTGGCCAACGGCACCTCGGTTATCTTGAGTCTGACGGCGCCCAAGAAGAGCTTTGTGTACGTGATTGGCGAGTTCAACAACTGGCAGGCTACCTCGGCCGGCCTGATGAACAAAACCTTGACCGTAGACTCGGACCCGGCTACCGGCCGCTGGTGGGTGCAGATTGACGGCCTCACGGCGGGCCAGGAATACGCCTACCAGTTTCTGGTAGATGGCCAGCTGCGCGTGGCTGACCCGTACTGCGACAAAATTCTGGACCCGGACAATGACAAGTATATTCCGGCCGTCACGTATCCCAACCTGAAGCCTTATCCTACGGGCAGCACTACCGGCCTGGTATCGGTGCTGCAAACCAGTCAGGCGGTCTATACCTGGAAGACCACCACGTTTAAGCGCCCAGCCCGCACCAACATGGTAGTGTACGAGCTACTGGTGCGCGACTTCACGGCCCGCCACGACTACCAGACACTGAAGGATACGCTCAACTACATTCAGCGGCTAGGGGTCAATACCATCGAGCTGATGCCCATCAACGAGTTTGACGGCAACGACAACTGGGGCTACAGCCCGTGCTTCTACTTCGCGCCCGACAAATACTACGGCACTAAGAATGCGCTTAAGGACTTTATCGACGAGTGCCACCGCCGGGGCATTGCCGTGGTGCTCGATATGGTGCTCAACCACTCGACCGGCCTGAGCCCGATGGTGCAGCTCTACGGCAACATTTCGAGCGGCCCCACTTCCGATAACCCGTGGTTTAATACCTCGGCGCCGCACCCCTACAGCGTGTACAACGACCTGAACCACGAGAGCCCCTACACCCGATACTTCTCGAAGAACGTCATCAAGTACTGGCTGCAGGAATACCACGTCGACGGCTACCGCTTCGACCTGGCCGGCGGCTTCAGCCAGGTGCCCAAAACGACGGCAACCTACGGCCAGTTTGACCAGACGCGCGTCAACATCTGGCAAGATTACTACAACACCCAGATGAGCACCGACCCCACGTCGTACCCCATTCTGGAGCACTTCACCGACGTGGCCAGCGCCGCTAACCCCACCGACGAAGGCAAGGTGCTGAGCGACCTCGGCATGATGCTGTGGGGCAATATGAACTACAGCTACACGCAGGCCGCGATGGGCTACACCACCGGCTGGGACCTGAGCTTTGGCTACTACGGCGACCAGGGTGGCCGGGGCTGGGGCAAGCCCAACTCGATTGGCTACATGGAAAGCCACGACGAGGAGCGGATGCAGTTCAAGAACAAAACCTACGGCAACAGCAGCGGCACTTACTCGACCAAGGACCCCACCACCGGCCTCAAGCGCGACGAAATGTCGGCGGCGCTCTTCTTCTCGCAGCCCGGCCCGCGCATGGTGTGGCAGTTTGGCGAGCTAGGCTACGACTACAGCATCAACACCTGCTCGGACGGCACCATCAACAATAACTGCCGCACGGCCGCCAAGCCCATCCGCTGGGACTACCAGCAGGATACTAACCGCCGTCACCTCTACAATACTTACAAGGCGATGGCCCTGCTCAAGCAACAGCCGGTGTTCAGCTCGTTTACCTCGTATACCCAGAACCTGGGCGGCGCGGTTAAGAGCATCAGCATTGCTAATGCCGACCTGGCCGTAGTAACGTATGGCAACTTTGACGTGGTGGCCACTAACGCGACCCTCACCTTCCCCAGCACCGGTATCTGGTATAACTACTTCACCGGCACCACGCTGAACGTGACCAGCCCGACCATGACCATGAGCCTGCAACCCGGCGACTATGCCGTGTACACGAGCAAGGCTATTGCCGTGGCCAACCCGCTCGCTACCCGCACCCAGCAAACGGCTACCTTCCAGCTGAGCCTGGCCCCGAATCCGGCCGCCGGCACTACCACCGTAGCCTACCAGCTGCCTACGGCGGCCACGGCCAGCATCGCGGTGCAAAACCTGCTTGGCCAAACCGTGCGCCAGCTAGCCCCGGCCCGCCAGGCCGCCGGCGCGCAGTCGCAAAGGCTGCCCTTGCAGGGCCTGGCCCCCGGCGTGTACCTGGTACGCCTGCAAGCCGGCGACCTAACCCAGACCACCCGCTTGCTGGTGCAATAG